DNA sequence from the Pedobacter schmidteae genome:
GCACCCGGAATGGCATTGGATAAATTGATCTGTCTGCGGCTAAAGTATTTGGGAATATCGCTTGTAGAAAACTCATCTTTAAATGTCTCTTTCTTCTGGATGTCGAAAGGCTTTTTTGCCACCACACTTAATATCGCATCCTCCAATAAAATCAGTTTTCCACCAATCTTTATCCAATCCTGTACTTTTTCATTCAGGTTGTCGCCATAATTTCCATCCGGTAAAATCAGGGTGTTAATTTTGTTAATGTCCAGGGCAGCTATATCGTCCATGCCTATTACCGTTATTGGATAGCCCAGTTCGGTTTCAAAAAAATGCCACACTTCGCCCATACTCTGGGCCGATATTTCAGGTCCCGCAACAACGGCCACCTTTGGCGCCGTTAAAACCGGGTATACCGACGAACCAAAATCTTTTCCTTTGTCCACAAAACCACCCAATACGGAAAAAAACACAGCCTTGAATTCCTTTTGCACAGCTGCGATCCGGGCTGGCAAATCTTTAATCGTGCGTTCATTTTCGGCCCTGTATATCAATAATGAACCCACGGGATACCTCATTCCTCCCACAACAAATGCTTCTTCTGCCAACCGCACTTTAACCCCCGACTTCTGCAAGGCAATCAATATCCTGGCGTCGTCTATCGAATTCCAGGGCAAAAGCCAGGCATAAGGCTTCTCGGCCACAGGAGCGCCAATATTGGGTTCCTCCAAGAAACTGTATTTCCCTTTCAGGGATTCCTTTGTTGCATAGGCGCCTAAGCCATAAGCATAAGGAAGGGCCCAGGCCGTGATGTCGTAAGTATTGGAATCGCTTACCTTGGTTTGTGGTTCAAACAAAACATTGGCTAGTACGGCAGCCGGCTGGGCCATATTTACAATCAAATCATTCCGTTCAATTTTAAAAGGCTCAGTTTTACCCGTTTCATAACTATATCCAGTTGCCGAGGCCTCACCGCCAAACGCAAAGTCCACCCCATTTCGTTTTAACAGTGTCGCCAGGCGTTTTATTTTTCCAAAATTTTCGCCTTTTACCACATAACTTTTAAAAATCCCGGGAGGCGAGATCCTCGCCTGTTCAAAATACTTCCCAAACTCCTCAACCAGTCTGTCGGCGTTTTTCGAAACCGTTTCCAAGGTCGCCATTCCGGTTGTAAAATGGTGATCTATACGATCTTTTAAGGTCAATGTATCCCCATCAAGCGTAATCACCGCCAAACCAGCACCAATTCCTCCTTGCTCATAAGTCATCCCCACAGCACCGTTATATAAAGGATAGGTATCGCCATAAGAAGGATACAACAGATCAAACTGTTCCTTCGTAAAATACTTCCAGCCTTTCTGGTCAAAGTATTTTGCATTGTTTTTACCCACAGTAACCTGAAATTCTCTTTGCCATGGTGTAATGTCTTGATGTATAGGTTCCGCTGCCGGAGCAAAATAATACGGTTCGTTATAATTTTGCTCATGAAAATCAACATGCACCTCGGGCATCCATTCCCGGTACAAGATCAGACGTTGCTGGGTTTCCACTTGCGACTGCCAGGCCCAATCGCGGTTCAAATCAAAGTAATAATGATTGGACCGACCACCTGGCCAGGGTTCAATGTGCTCCCGGGCCATCGGATTGGGATTTGGCTTTAACCCTGCTACACTGTTAAAATAACTTACATAACGTTCTCGTCCATCCGGGTTCAGGCAAGGGTCCAATATCACTACGGTATTGCTTAACCAGTTCTGTATTTTTGAAGTTTTGGCTTCCGCCAGGGTGTAAAAAGTTTTTAGTGCAGCCTCTGTCGAACTGGCTTCATTGCCATGTACATTGTAACTTAACCAAACAATTGCGGGGTGCTTTGCCGATTTTCCCAATAACTTCTCGCCCTTACTTAAGCTTTGGTTATTCTTTTTAATCTGCTCCAGCCTTTCCATATTCTCCCTGGACGATATGATGGCCACCAGCAATTCGCGCCCTTCGTAGCTTTTCCCGTAACTTACAACTTTAACGTTTTTTGTCGTTTTGCCAAGGTGTTTAACATAGTCCAGCATTTTATCGTGTGCGGTAAATTTGCTACCCAGGGCATATCCAAAAAACTCATCCGGCGATTTGACCTGTGCATTTACACCGCTCCAATCCAACAACAAAAACAAAAAGGGAAACAGAAAGCATTTTATCATATCATTTCTTTATGTTGGAGATGCTACAAAACACACAGTTAATATACCAAAATAATAAAGAATATTTCTTGTTTCTCTTTCATCCCGATATATTTGTTGTTCAATAAAGAAAGAGCCTGGATAAATAAACCAAATTTAGGGCCTTATACCATTTCAGCAAATGACAAACATAGCATCTCTGTATCAGCAATACCTTAAACATCCCATTATCTGTACAGATACCAGGAACATCACAGCAGGCTGCCTATTTTTTGCCCTTAAAGGTGATAAATTTGATGCAAACACCTTTGCTGCGCAAGCCATTACTGAGGGTGCGGCTTATGCTATTATAGACAATGAAGACTACCGTACCGACGACCGATGTATTTTGGTTGACGATGTGTTGACCACCTTACAGGATCTGGCCCGGCACCACCGCAGCCAGCTCGGCATTCCGGTTATAGGCCTAACCGGAAGCAATGGCAAAACCACCACCAAAGAGCTGATCAATGCCGTATTGCAACAGAAATACAAAAGCTTTGCTACCAAAGGAAATTTAAATAACCATATTGGCGTTCCGCTTTCCATCCTTTCACTTACCCCACAAACGGAGATTGCCGTGATAGAAATGGGGGCAAACCATCAAAAGGAAATTGAGTTTTTATGTGGTATAGCCCAGCCTACACATGGATTGATCACCAATATCGGCATGGCACATTTAGACGGATTTGGAGGCTTTGAGGGCGTAAAAAAAGGTAAAGCCGAATTGTTTGCTTACCTGAAAGACCAGGACGGTATTGCATTCATCAACCACAATAATCCTTATTTGATGGAGATGAGTGAAAAAAACGGTTTAGATAAGATCATTTATTACGGGACAGAAACCACCAATACGGTATCGGGCAAACTGTTAAAATCAGACCCCCTGATCGAGCTTTCATGGGATAGCAAAGCCGGATCATTCCAAACAAATGTACAATTGACCGGCACATATAATTTTGAAAACATCCTGGCAGCCATTTGTATCGGGCAGTTTTTTGAGGTTTCACCAGCAGAGATTAACGCCGGTCTATCGGGTTATCAGCCCAACAACAACCGGTCACAAATTACCAAAACGGCTAAAAATACAGTAATCTGTGATTTTTACAATGCCAACCCCAGCAGTATGGCTGCAGCGCTTGCCAATATTGATGCTTTAAGCAGCGCCAATAAAACGATCATCATTGGTGACATGTTTGAACTTGGAG
Encoded proteins:
- a CDS encoding M14 family metallopeptidase, producing MIKCFLFPFLFLLLDWSGVNAQVKSPDEFFGYALGSKFTAHDKMLDYVKHLGKTTKNVKVVSYGKSYEGRELLVAIISSRENMERLEQIKKNNQSLSKGEKLLGKSAKHPAIVWLSYNVHGNEASSTEAALKTFYTLAEAKTSKIQNWLSNTVVILDPCLNPDGRERYVSYFNSVAGLKPNPNPMAREHIEPWPGGRSNHYYFDLNRDWAWQSQVETQQRLILYREWMPEVHVDFHEQNYNEPYYFAPAAEPIHQDITPWQREFQVTVGKNNAKYFDQKGWKYFTKEQFDLLYPSYGDTYPLYNGAVGMTYEQGGIGAGLAVITLDGDTLTLKDRIDHHFTTGMATLETVSKNADRLVEEFGKYFEQARISPPGIFKSYVVKGENFGKIKRLATLLKRNGVDFAFGGEASATGYSYETGKTEPFKIERNDLIVNMAQPAAVLANVLFEPQTKVSDSNTYDITAWALPYAYGLGAYATKESLKGKYSFLEEPNIGAPVAEKPYAWLLPWNSIDDARILIALQKSGVKVRLAEEAFVVGGMRYPVGSLLIYRAENERTIKDLPARIAAVQKEFKAVFFSVLGGFVDKGKDFGSSVYPVLTAPKVAVVAGPEISAQSMGEVWHFFETELGYPITVIGMDDIAALDINKINTLILPDGNYGDNLNEKVQDWIKIGGKLILLEDAILSVVAKKPFDIQKKETFKDEFSTSDIPKYFSRRQINLSNAIPGAIFKVELDRSHPISAGLGDYYYALKTDDKLYEFLKHGWNTGVLKPGSYVAGIAGEGVLKKLGTGMLYGVQPEGKGAIIYLGASLLFRSFWENGKLMFANAVFLVN
- the murF gene encoding UDP-N-acetylmuramoyl-tripeptide--D-alanyl-D-alanine ligase encodes the protein MTNIASLYQQYLKHPIICTDTRNITAGCLFFALKGDKFDANTFAAQAITEGAAYAIIDNEDYRTDDRCILVDDVLTTLQDLARHHRSQLGIPVIGLTGSNGKTTTKELINAVLQQKYKSFATKGNLNNHIGVPLSILSLTPQTEIAVIEMGANHQKEIEFLCGIAQPTHGLITNIGMAHLDGFGGFEGVKKGKAELFAYLKDQDGIAFINHNNPYLMEMSEKNGLDKIIYYGTETTNTVSGKLLKSDPLIELSWDSKAGSFQTNVQLTGTYNFENILAAICIGQFFEVSPAEINAGLSGYQPNNNRSQITKTAKNTVICDFYNANPSSMAAALANIDALSSANKTIIIGDMFELGAESATQHRNIIEQAEKLNINTLIFIGHAFYEARQDRKGLFFNTPAEAEAFLKNNPVNDSLVLLKGSRGMALEQLLPLL